The Aspergillus chevalieri M1 DNA, chromosome 5, nearly complete sequence genome includes a region encoding these proteins:
- a CDS encoding DUF2423 domain-containing protein (COG:S;~EggNog:ENOG410PZQC;~InterPro:IPR019434;~PFAM:PF10338): protein MAKSARASETKRNHAKLRATVFGPVSDARTARLSAKLQELASQPKPPQDEKKMNQEDAIETDKPAGAEKPEASEEMDIDKATGASTKNRSNKSGRIQKRHKKNSIVFKPSASKARAPRRK from the exons ATGGCCAAGAGTGCTCGCGCAAGCGAAACAAAGCGCAACCATGCAAAGCTTCGAGCAACAGTCTTCGGGCCTGTTTCTGATGCGCGGACAGCAAGACTTTCTGCAAAGCTGCAGGAGCTTGCCTCCCAGCCAAAGCCTCCAcaagatgagaagaagatgaaccaGGAAGATGCTATTGAGACGG ATAAACCAGCAGGCGCCGAAAAGCCCGAAGCAAGTGAAG AGATGGACATTGACAAAGCAACCGGCGCATCCACCAAAAACCGCTCTAATAAATCGGGGCGCATTCAAAAACGCCACAAGAAGAACTCCATTGTTTTCAAACCGAGTGCATCCAAGGCGAGGGCACCGAGAAGAAAATGA
- the las21 gene encoding mannose-ethanolamine phosphotransferase LAS21 (COG:T;~EggNog:ENOG410PHUD;~InterPro:IPR017850,IPR039527,IPR002591,IPR037674;~TransMembrane:7 (o340-359i371-389o395-411i431-450o470-489i501-523o543-567i);~go_function: GO:0003824 - catalytic activity [Evidence IEA];~go_function: GO:0051377 - mannose-ethanolamine phosphotransferase activity [Evidence IEA];~go_process: GO:0006506 - GPI anchor biosynthetic process [Evidence IEA]) — protein MPRLKAITTGSVPSFLDVILNIAESDTTSTLAYQDTWLAQLKARDDKLVMYGDDTWLKLFPGMFDRADGTTSFFVSDFTEVDNNVTRHIPEELQHSDWSALIMHYLGLDHIGHKAGPKSPYMMSKQQEMDSIVSQVYSAIEQEEHLQSTLFVLCGDHGMNDAGNHGGSSTGETSAALLFVSPKFKARGVQKESPVEAFNELQYYRTIEQTDITPTLAGLLGLPIPLNSLGVFIPEFLVMWDHGFERVHILLENAKQLLRTIKATFPSYTFESSAIRSTCESGPSTDMEEAQCAWSQVHELLHESHTDEIPSLIQAALLRFLRISQSVMSSTAGNYDLQRLYLGIFAAGVAALLSFPATYRLLASSHYSGSFLLFSIFGYSAMMFASSYVEEEQQFWYWIFTGWIFYLHIKSNGYQGKCLTSDHMLKEDRQLLSLFSAAGTIGLGITYRILRRWNQTGQKLAAEPDIARTFFSAHQDTLWFLVILTYANTYKHLLISSPSPLVWRLVSLFATLVAFIFKLTFVASDSPELLGESFLGPLADTVGHVSLVLQARVVFCGVALMVLYAMVTRSGILRVSDKHKGKS, from the exons ATGCCTCGATTAAAGGCTATAACGACAGGATCGGTTCCGTCGTTCCTAGACGTAATCCTGAACATTGCCGAATCCGATACAACCTCTACTCTCGCCTACCAAGACACGTGGCTCGCTCAGCTAAAAGCACGAGATGATAAACTTGTTATGTATGGTGATGATACTTGGCTCAAGCTCTTTCCTGGCATGTTTGATAGGGCCGACGGGACCACAAGTTTCTTTGTGTCT GACTTCACTGAAGTTGACAACAATGTGACACGCCATATTCCCGAGGAGCTTCAACATAGTGACTGGTCCGCGCTCATTATGCATTACCTAGGACTGGATCATATTGGACATAAGGCAGGTCCGAAAAG TCCATACATGATGTCAAAGCAACAGGAGATGGATTCCATCGTCTCCCAAGTATATTCGGCCATAGAGCAAGAAGAGCATCTCCAGTCAACGCTTTTCGTTTTGTGCGGGGATCACGGCATGAATGACGCCGGTAACCATGGTGGTTCATCCACTGGTGAAACTTCAGCAGCCTTGCTTTTCGTGTCTCCAAAATTCAAAGCTAGGGGAGTCCAAAAAGAGAGCCCCGTAGAAGCGTTTAACGAACTTCAATACTATCGTACCATCGAGCAGACGGACATTACACCGACTTTGGCTGGGCTCCTTGGATTGCCTATTCCATTGAATAGTCTGGGGGTTTTTATACCAGAATTTCTGGTAATGTGGGACCATG GGTTCGAAAGGGTCCATATTCTGTTGGAAAATGCCAAGCAATTACTGAGGACAATAAAGGCGACTTTTCCAAGTTACACTTTTGAGTCTAGTGCGATACGGTCTACTTGCGAATCCGGACCTTCTACGGATATGGAAGAAGCTCAATGCGCTTGGTCCCAAGTCCACGAACTGCTACACGAATCCCATACGGATGAAATACCCTCTTTAATCCAAGCAGCtctcttgcgcttcttgagGATCTCCCAAAGTGTGATGAGCAGCACCGCCGGAAATTACGATCTCCAGAGACTCTATCTAGGGATTTTCGCCGCAGGCGTTGCTGCTCTACTTTCTTTCCCTGCGACATACAGATTGTTAGCGAGTTCCCATTATTCAGGGTCATTCCTCTTGTTCAGCATCTTCGGCTATAGCGCTATGATGTTCGCTAGTAGCTACGTGGAGGAAGAGCAACAGTTCTGGTACTGGATCTTCACTGGATGGATATTTTACCTACACATCAAGTCCAACGGATATCAAGGTAAATGTCTCACCTCTGACCATATGCTCAAAGAAGACCGCCAATTGCTTTCTTTATTTTCCGCAGCAGGAACAATCGGGCTTGGAATCACCTATCGAATTCTAAGACGATGGAATCAAACGGGCCAGAAGCTTGCGGCTGAACCGGACATTGCCCGGACTTTCTTCTCTGCTCATCAGGATACCCTCTGGTTCCTAGTTATTTTAACATATGCCAACACCTACAAGCATCTACTTATCAGCTCGCCTTCCCCATTGGTCTGGCGTCTGGTCAGTCTTTTTGCGACGTTAGTCGCGTTTATCTTCAAACTTACGTTTGTGGCATCCGACTCCCCTGAACTCCTCGGTGAATCTTTCCTAGGTCCCTTGGCAGATACAGTCGGTCATGTATCGCTGGTGCTACAGGCGAGGGTCGTTTTCTGTGGAGTTGCCTTGATGGTTCTATATGCAATGGTCACTAGGAGTGGCATATTACGGGTTTCCGATAAACATAAAGGCAAGTCATAA
- a CDS encoding uncharacterized protein (COG:S;~EggNog:ENOG410PRC6), whose protein sequence is METEEVFAVHSMLHLIYHRNKNQHGKTKWWKWLSILKRVTLNLARSLDQRLLLPYGGNYSPIESHKRYLAMHVVPRCYVEFSSVVADGQFSTLGTVLLATLARLTKVTGIDRDLKKLSQAESKESRISGPNIKAPAQKEDVGEPVHRTEDLPKRAKEPETRNSPEPVTRPHDTVKKARTVETEAPKKKKRKKNAIDDLFAGVL, encoded by the exons ATGGAGACCGAAGAGGTGTTTGCTGTGCATTCAATGCTTCACTTGATATATCATCGCAACAAAAACCAGCACGGGAAAACGAAATGGTGGAAGTGGCTATCCATCCTCAAACGTGTAACTCTAAACTTGGCGAGATCTCTCGATCAGAGACTACTACTGCCATACGGCGGAAATTATTCCCCTATTGAATCGCACAAGCGGTATCTGGCAATGCATGTTGTGCCCAGATGTTATGT GGAGTTTTCAAGTGTGGTAGCCGATGGGCAATTCTCAACACTTGGAACGGTGTTGCTGGCTACGCTTGCCCGTCTTACCAAGGTCACGGGGATCGACCGTGATTTGAAGAAGTTGTCCCAAGCAGAGAGCAAAGAGAGCAGGATCTCTGGTCCCAATATCAAAGCTCCTGCTCAAAAAGAGGATGTAGGAGAGCCTGTTCATCGAACCGAAGATCTCCCTAAGCGGGCCAAAGAACCTGAAACTCGTAATTCCCCTGAGCCAGTTACTCGTCCTCACGACACCGTCAAGAAGGCACGGACGGTGGAAACCGAGGCgcccaagaaaaagaaacggaAGAAGAACGCTATTGACGACCTTTTTGCCGGTGTACTATAG
- a CDS encoding putative meiosis protein MEI2 (COG:D;~EggNog:ENOG410PPWC;~InterPro:IPR000504,IPR007201,IPR034862,IPR035979;~PFAM:PF04059;~go_function: GO:0003676 - nucleic acid binding [Evidence IEA]), whose amino-acid sequence MRSNASSSRILSSPGSTNEPPSPHGSSDTKLTAFSPEDVRSKGRSDSSVNTSLNDAGFRRVYSLPSSDPFLGQSGPSNRVQLSPMAASFTPISMTGSIAGQSQIESPLTRDFSSVGHLAANSDPETHGPGAGIIRFSEPNMPEYGPVGNTHFARNSFTSSVPIEKLDSERRSRAFVIENVPTNLSYMALAGFFNRREFGTLKGPVLTELSSMGNVYLSFTDSRDAKNAFEKVHLLRPEWHIVPLTARELAQRSDPSLLSKTSDFEGQLLVAVYYDSRNPKLNQHSVSRSLEALVLTFGDIKTFSQLSNSQDNVSEFHLEFFNTRDAENASISLNGARVDDCVLEVSHFHPDLNNNNPYLPLPSPTTPVKDRPFHFEDPYPRRISLSHGRSTRTACMELSPTGRSTVPQGEHADLMDWMSRAGENLLPSPRRELGRYSDSRPGNQNAVDVERIRLGLDVRTTIMLRNIPNKIDQGMLKSIIDETSYGKYDFMYLRIDFANNCNVGYAFINFEDPIDIIDFVNARAGRSWNCFNSDKVAEVSYATIQGKDCLIQKFRNSSVMLEHPSFRPKIFHTGTGPLAGTEDRFPGPDNPSKMRRSIENAEHIGLFAPRVSQQYRDEQRRRRSQFDRGTTAAEREIVYVRTIAPKHSSMENNALRATPCTYPLGKLWYEDDTTIRARGPRTS is encoded by the exons ATGAGATCCAACGCTTCGTCTTCCCGTATTTTGAGCAGTCCAGGTTCTACTAATGAACCGCCTTCTCCTCATGGATCATCGGATACCAAGCTCACGGCGTTTTCTCCTGAAGACGTTCGTTCAAAGGGACGTTCCGATTCTAGCGTCAATACTTCCTTGAACGATGCCGGGTTCCGTAGGGTTTACTCGCT GCCTTCCTCGGATCCCTTTTTGGGACAAAGTGGCCCTTCAAACCGGGTGCAGCTCTCCCCGATGGCAGCAAGCTTCACGCCGATCTCAATGACTGGCAGTATAGCTGGTCAAAGCCAAATCGAGTCCCCCTTGACGCGTGATTTCTCCAGTGTCGGCCATCTGGCTGCCAATTCTGACCCTGAAACACATGGACCGGGAGCGGGAATCATCAGGTTCAGTGAGCCCAATATGCCGGAGTACGGCCCCGTTGGAAACACTCATTTTGCCAGAAACAGCTTCACGTCCAGCGTGCCAATCGAAAAGCTTGATTCTGAGCGACGGAGCCGTGCCTTTGTTATCGAGAACGTACCGACTAACCTCTCGTATATGGCTTTGGCTGGTTTTTTCAAT CGCCGCGAATTTGGGACTCTCAAGGGGCCTGTACTCACCGAACTAAGCTCTATGGGAAATGTATATCTTTCCTTCACCGACAGCCGAGACGCCAAAAATGCGTTTGAAAAAGTTCACCTTCTTCGACCAGAATGGCATATCGTCCCACTTACTGCCAGGGAGTTGGCTCAGCGCTCAGATCCGTCTCTGCTTTCAAAGACCTCCGATTTCGAAGGCCAGTTACTGGTTGCCGTTTATTATGACAGCAGGAACCCGAAGTTGAACCAACACTCAGTGTCACGCTCCCTCGAGGCGCTTGTCCTGACGTTTGGTGACATTAAAACATTCAGCCAGTTGTCTAACAGTCAGGATAATGTCAGCGAGTTTCATCTTGAATTTTTCAATACTCGTGATGCGGAGAATGCTTCCATTAGTTTGAATGGTGCTAGGGTTGAT GATTGCGTTCTCGAAGTTTCGCACTTCCATCCGGATCTAAATAACAATAACCCTTATCTTCCGCTTCCGAGTCCGACGACCCCAGTGAAGGATAGGCCTTTCCACTTTGAAGATCCCTATCCCAGGCGCATTTCCTTGAGTCACGGTCGATCGACTCGCACGGCTTGTATGGAGCTAAGCCCTACGGGCCGTTCGACAGTTCCTCAAGGCGAACATGCTGACCTCATGGACTGGATGTCCAGAGCGGGTGAAAACCTTTTGCCATCGCCCCGCCGGGAGCTTGGCCGTTACTCTGATTCTCGTCCCGGTAATCAGAACGCAGTCGATGTCGAGCGGATTCGCCTTGGCTTAGATGTTCGCACAACG ATTATGCTGCGCAACATTCCAAATAAGATTGATCAG GGCATGCTGAAATCTATAATTGATGAGACCAGCTACGGCAAATATGACTTCATGTATCTACGAATCG ATTTTGCGAACAATTGCAA TGTTGGCTATGCCTTTATAAATTTCGAAGAC CCGATTGATATTATTGAC TTTGTCAATGCCAGAGCCGGACGCAGTTG GAACTGCTTCAACAGTGACAAGGTTGCGGAAGTTTCCTACGCAA CCATCCAAGGGAAAGATTGTCTCATACAGAAGTTCCGCAACAGTTCGGTTATGCTCGAACATCCCTCGTTCCGCCCTAAG ATCTTCCATACTGGAACTGGTCCTCTTGCTGGCACTGAGGATCGTTTCCCTGGACCAGACAACCCATCGAAAATGCGTCGGAGTATCGAGAACGCAGAACACATCG GGCTGTTTGCTCCCCGTGTTAGCCAGCAGTATCGCGATGAGCAACGTCGTCGTCGCTCACAATTCGATCGTGGAACAACTGCTGCCGAACGGGAAATTGTATACGTCCGAACGATCGCTCCGAAGCACTCTTCCATGGAAAATAATGCTCTTAGAGCTACACCTTGCACTTATCCTCTTGGCAAACTCTGGTACGAAGATGACACAACAATCAGAGCTCGAGGTCCCAGAACTTCTTGA
- a CDS encoding Rab GTPase-binding exocyst subunit SEC15 (BUSCO:EOG09260NY2;~COG:U;~EggNog:ENOG410PKAQ;~InterPro:IPR042044,IPR042045,IPR007225;~PFAM:PF04091;~go_component: GO:0000145 - exocyst [Evidence IEA];~go_process: GO:0006904 - vesicle docking involved in exocytosis [Evidence IEA]) — MPSVAPARNGPSYVLNQIIISPPDTDYLDQLIPSIRDYSVGNRTPQLLQSLAKFANDKEAEIETICNTNHQEFVTSVNQLLRIREGTVSLTAEILDLNQSIQASTERLAEQKKALVESRSHRQNIDETSRAIQDCLEVLRLANQVHDLLAKKNHYAALRAIEELQNVHLKGVNQYKIAEMIQRSVPATQRAIAEAVMSDLNTWLYRIREMSQYLGEIALYHTDLRKSRQKERAQKIPYLANFKLNSAIELVSDEDEEYDLLQNDELQVHFTPLFECLHIHQSLGHMDKFRIEYANTRRRQKELLIPSSITLIDEDGAGLHNLLEEIVGFAIVERSTMKRVPELRSPVDVDELWDSMCQTAVSLISKALHEVDNAESLLKIKNLIALFMQTMNTWEFQVGVFDGFLLTLFEKYAELLKKRFSDDFQEIVSTDDYMPMPIQSLEEYDKVLNVSWYSPEKPREEQVFPCVLPFSQMYPLCCIDIRNFLNQFYFFANDDFSHPDVIDDTLKDALDELLSNKVCDTLVERLSSQYLGQIVQILINLEHFELACHELETLLAAARSQNSAGGSIALRATEKFRTNKKAAEKRIFEVVNSKIDDLIETAEYDWMAPVSPTEPSNYMQTLTRFLSNIMNSTLLGLPTEIKELIYFDALSHAANMILAQPLSSDVKKINPNGVMALAKDVEYLTEFVNSLGVPILRENLDELQQTVQLMQADNTDEFYDISTRNKKYGRVDAMNGPVLLEKLTRTVQSPAKADKFSTLSSRFGKKS, encoded by the exons ATGCCATCCGTTGCGCCAGCCCGCAATGGTCCATCGTACGTCTTGAACCAG ATTATCATATCGCCTCCCGATACGGACTACCTTGACCAATTGATTCCTTCAATCCGAGATTATAGTGTCGGGAATCGCACACCCCAACTTTTGCAATCGCTGGCTAAGTTTGCCAATGACAAGGAAGCCGAAATTGAGACTATCTGTAACACAAATCATCAAGAGTTTGTCACTTCCGTTAACCAGCTTCTCCGCATACGGGAAGGGACTGTGAGCCTGACGGCCGAGATTCTGGACCTGAACCAGTCGATCCAAGCCAGTACGGAGCGGCTAGCCGAGCAGAAGAAGGCATTGGTTGAATCACGGAGTCATCGGCAAAACATTGACGAGACCTCTCGCGCCATACAAGATTGCCTAGAGGTTTTGCGCCTCGCGAATCAGGTCCATGACTTGCTTGCAAAGAAGAATCACTATGCAGCCCTACGTGCCATCGAGGAATTGCAGAATGTACATCTCAAAGGAGTTAATCAATATAAAATCGCAGAAATGATCCAGCGTTCGGTACCGGCAACACAGAGAGCGATAGCCGAAGCAGTCATGTCTGACCTGAATACTTGGCTTTACCGGATTCGTGAGATGTCACAGTACCTGGGCGAGATAGCGCTATACCACACTGATTTACGGAAATCTAGGCAGAAAGAGAGAGCGCAGAAAATCCCATACCTGGCAAATTTCAAGCTAAACTCAGCTATCGAGTTAGTGTCtgatgaggacgaagaaTATGACTTACTACAGAATGATGAACTCCAAGTGCATTTCACACCACTCTTTGAATGCTTGCACATCCATCAGTCACTCGGACACATGGACAAGTTCAGGATTGAATATGCAAACACGCGTCGGCGACAAAAGGAACTTTTAATTCCATCATCAATAACACTAATCGATGAAGATGGGGCCGGCCTACACAATCTCCTTGAAGAGATAGTAGGTTTTGCGATTGTGGAGCGGTCTACTATGAAAAGAGTCCCTGAGCTGAGATCTCCTGTTGAT GTGGACGAGCTCTGGGATTCAATGTGCCAGACCGCTGTCAGTTTGATATCGAAGGCGCTCCATGAAGTTGACAATGCTGAGAGTCTGCTGAAAATAAAAAACCTTATCGCATTGTTCATGCAAACAATGAAC ACCTGGGAGTTTCAAGTTGGGGTCTTCGATGGATTCTTATTGACACTTTTTGAAAAATATGCCGAGCTTCTCAAGAAGAGGTTTAGCGACGATTTCCAGGAG ATCGTATCTACGGATGATTATATGCCTATGCCAATACAGAGCTTAGAGGAATATGACAAGGTCCTCAATGTTAGCTGGTATAGCCCCGAAAAGCCACGGGAAGAGCAAGT GTTTCCATGTGTTTTACCGTTCTCTCAGATGTATCCGCTTTGTTGCATCGACATTCGTAATTTCTTGAATCAGTTTTATTTCTTCGCGAACGATGATTTCTCTCATCCAGATGTCATCGATGATACGTTGAAAGAT GCCTTGGATGAGCTCCTATCGAATAAAGTATGCGACACACTTGTTGAGCGTCTTTCTTCCCAGTATTTGGGCCAGATTGTCCAAATCCTCATAAACTTAGAGCATTTTGAACTGGCCTGTCATGAACTTGAGACGCTGCTTGCTGCTGCAAGATCACAAAACTCTGCTGGCGGGTCAATCGCTTTGAGAGCGACGGAAAAATTCAGAACAAACAAGAAAGCCGCAGAGAAGCGTATATTCGAGGTCGTCAACTCCAAGATCGATGATCTCATTGAGACCGCAGAATACGACTGGATGGCGCCTGTCTCTCCTACGGAGCCCAGCAACTACATGCAAACCCTGACCCGGTTTCTGTCTAACATAATGAACTCGACATTACTCGGCCTTCCAACAGAGATCAAGGAACTGATCTATTTTGACGCTCTGAGTCATGCTGCGAATATGATTCTA GCGCAACCTCTCTCATCGGACGTGAAAAAGATCAATCCTAATGGCGTCATGGCTCTTGCAAAGGACGTTGAGTACCTCACTGAGTTTGTTAACAGCCTTGGAGTACCTATTCTACGAGAAAACCTTGATGAGCTACAACAGACAGTACAGTTGATGCAAGCGGACAATACGGATGAATTTTACGACATATCCACGAGGAACAAGAAATATGGCCGCGTGGATGCAATGAATGGCCCTGTTTTACTAGAAAA GCTCACACGCACAGTTCAAAGCCCAGCGAAAGCCGATAAATTCTCAACACTCTCCTCGAGATTCGGAAAGAAGTCCTGA
- the hapE gene encoding CCAAT-binding factor complex subunit HapE (COG:K;~EggNog:ENOG410PK7Z;~InterPro:IPR009072,IPR007125,IPR027170;~PFAM:PF00808,PF00125;~go_component: GO:0016602 - CCAAT-binding factor complex [Evidence IEA];~go_function: GO:0003677 - DNA binding [Evidence IEA];~go_function: GO:0003700 - DNA-binding transcription factor activity [Evidence IEA];~go_function: GO:0046982 - protein heterodimerization activity [Evidence IEA];~go_process: GO:0006355 - regulation of transcription, DNA-templated [Evidence IEA]), which translates to MEATSQNAGQQQGRQQPVYDIRNGGHYGASAALSAQGYAPVAELYTGTWANVNQGLQGTARDVLTTYWQHVINHLESDNHDYKIHQLPLARIKKVMKADPEVKMISAEAPILFAKGCDIFITELTMRAWIHAEDNKRRTLQRSDIAAALSKSDMFDFLIDIVPREEAASHAKRSSQTGGAPVSSSAPGATGPLPPSQPGVQHQHHMAPPDYGSLGQHGIPQDQEYRPQPTMYTGAVQSDPTAAYGQPQSQMFEGMYAAYPHLPPQQ; encoded by the exons ATGGAGGCTACTTCGCAAAATGCCGGGCAGCAGCAGGGCAGGCAGCAACCTGTATATGATATCAGAAATGGTGGGCATTATG GTGCCAGTGCCGCT CTCTCAGCACAAGGATATGCACCAGTGGCTGAATTGTATACTGGCACCTGGGCAAAT GTCAACCAAGGTCTACAAGGGACAGCCCGTGATGTTCTTACAACATACTGGCAACACGTAATCAACCATCTCGAATCTGATAACCATGACTATAAAATACACCAACTGCCATTGGCACGCATAAAGAAGGTCATGAAAGCTGACCCAGAGGTCAAGATGATCTCAGCAGAGGCGCCTATTCTATTCGCAAAAGGGTGTGATATCTTCATCACTGAGCTAACCATGCGGGCGTGGATCCATGCCGAGGATAACAAACGTCGCACCTTGCAGCGATCTGACATTGCAGCCGCTCTTTCCAAGTCTGACATGTTTGATTTCCTCATTGACATAGTGCCACGGGAGGAGGCGGCCTCTCATGCAAAGCGGTCCAGCCAGACAGGTGGAGCTCCTGTAAGCTCTTCTGCACCAGGGGCTACAGGTCCACTGCCACCGTCTCAACCTGGCGTTCAACATCAGCACCACATGGCTCCGCCTGATTACGGATCTCTGGGCCAGCATGGTATTCCTCAAGATCAAGAATACAGACCTCAGCCCACCATGTATACAGGGGCGGTGCAGTCGGATCCAACCGCAGCATATGGCCAACCGCAATCTCAAATGTTTGAGGGAATGTATGCTGCTTATCCGCATCTACCGCCACAACAG tga
- a CDS encoding purine-nucleoside phosphorylase (COG:F;~EggNog:ENOG410PFFJ;~InterPro:IPR000845,IPR035994,IPR011270,IPR018099, IPR011268;~PFAM:PF01048;~go_function: GO:0003824 - catalytic activity [Evidence IEA];~go_function: GO:0004731 - purine-nucleoside phosphorylase activity [Evidence IEA];~go_function: GO:0016763 - transferase activity, transferring pentosyl groups [Evidence IEA];~go_process: GO:0006139 - nucleobase-containing compound metabolic process [Evidence IEA];~go_process: GO:0009116 - nucleoside metabolic process [Evidence IEA]) encodes MAELPQNISSFERVNEAASYIKECLPSSLQSPRVAIVCGTGLGGLVHTVGDTPRVEYDYSSIPHFPQLTVAGHAGKLVFGLLGQKVPAVLMLGRAHYYEGHSIDKVTFPVRVLKLLGIDTIVLTNAAGGLNPEYAVGDLVLLNDHIFIAGLAGTHPLRGPNVEEFGPRFPPLSDAYDLELRRYVHKAWKTVIPPQSKRRLHEGVYAFVGGPSYETRAECRMLRQLGADLVGMSTVPEIVAARHCGLRVIALSLVTNKAVLSPVPRGDDHLLERKEAEELDAILREGKASHEEVLEAARFAALDMQDLVQKAVQDIFQQN; translated from the exons ATGGCTGAACTGCCTCAGAATATATCCTCTTTCGAACGTGTCAACGAGGCAGCTTCCTACATAAAGGAATGCTTGCCCTCCTCCCTACAAAGCCCCCGTGTTGCAATTGTTTGCGgaactggcttaggaggcctTGTGCATACCGTTGGAGATACACCCCGAGTGGAATATGACTACTCTTCTATACCACATTTTCCTCAGCTTACAG TTGCCGGACATGCGGGGAAACTTGTTTTTGGACTTCTTGGTCAGAAAGTTCCTGCTGTTCTAATGCTTGGTCGCGCACA TTATTATGAAGGTCATTCTATCGATAAAGTAACGTTTCCTGTCCGAGTCTTGAAGCTATTGGGCATCGATACCATAGTTT TGACCAATGCTGCCGGTGGCTTGAATCCTGAATACGCAGTAGGAGATCTTGTGTTACTGAACGAC CATATTTTCATTGCCGGTCTGGCAGGCACACATCCACTACGCGGCCCAAATGTGGAGGAGTTCGGTCCTCGGTTCCCCCCTTTGTCAGATGCCTATGACCTCGAACTTCGCCGTTACGTGCATAAAGCGTGGAAAACTGTCATACCACCGCAAAGCAAACGGCGATTGCATGAGGGAGTCTATGCGTTTGTTGGAGGTCCAAG TTATGAGACTAGAGCTGAGTGTCGTATGCTTCGTCAACTCGGAGCAGACCTAGTTGGCATGTCGACCGTACCAGAAATAGTTGCTGCTAGACACTGTGGTCTGCGAGTTATTGCACTCAGCCTTGTAACTAACAAGGCAGTACTGTCTCCTGTACCCCGAGGAGATGACCATCTCCtcgaaagaaaagaagcagaggagctTGATGCTATACTGCGGGAAGGGAAAGCCAGCCACGAAGAGGTCCTCGAAGCAGCTCGCTTTGCGGCCCTCGATATGCAA GACCTTGTGCAAAAAGCCGTCCAAGATATCTTCCAGCAGAATTAG